In the Pseudanabaena sp. PCC 7367 genome, one interval contains:
- the bchL gene encoding ferredoxin:protochlorophyllide reductase (ATP-dependent) iron-sulfur ATP-binding protein has translation MKLAVYGKGGIGKSTTSCNISVALAMRGKKVLQIGCDPKHDSTFTLTGYLIPTIIDTLAEKDYHYEDVWPEDVIYKGYGGVDCVEAGGPPAGAGCGGYVVGETVKLLKELNAFDEYDVILFDVLGDVVCGGFAAPLNYADYCMIVTDNGFDALFAANRIAASVREKSRTHPLRLAGLIGNRTSKRDLIDKYIEAVPMPVLEILPLIEDIRVSRVKGKTLFEMADHDPDLAWVCDYYLNIADQLLALPEGVVPKDAADRELFSLLSDFYLNPATAPKREEELDLMMV, from the coding sequence GTGAAACTAGCAGTTTATGGAAAAGGTGGCATTGGCAAATCGACCACCAGTTGTAATATTTCCGTGGCTTTGGCCATGCGCGGCAAGAAAGTATTACAGATCGGCTGCGATCCCAAGCATGACAGTACCTTTACGCTGACCGGTTATTTAATCCCCACGATCATCGACACCCTGGCCGAAAAGGACTACCACTACGAAGATGTCTGGCCAGAGGATGTGATCTACAAGGGCTATGGTGGCGTGGATTGCGTCGAAGCGGGTGGCCCCCCAGCAGGTGCTGGTTGTGGTGGCTATGTGGTTGGCGAAACCGTGAAGCTACTCAAGGAACTCAACGCCTTTGATGAATATGACGTGATTCTGTTTGATGTGTTGGGCGATGTGGTTTGCGGTGGATTTGCCGCCCCGCTCAACTATGCCGACTATTGCATGATCGTCACTGACAATGGCTTTGATGCGCTGTTTGCCGCCAATCGGATCGCGGCTTCGGTTCGTGAGAAATCCCGCACCCACCCACTGCGCTTAGCTGGCCTGATTGGCAATCGCACCTCCAAGCGCGATCTAATTGACAAATATATTGAAGCAGTACCAATGCCAGTGTTGGAAATCCTGCCCCTGATCGAAGATATTCGGGTTTCCCGCGTCAAGGGCAAAACCCTGTTTGAGATGGCCGATCATGATCCCGACTTGGCCTGGGTCTGTGATTACTACCTCAACATTGCCGATCAACTTTTGGCCTTGCCTGAGGGCGTAGTACCCAAGGATGCCGCCGATCGTGAACTGTTTAGCCTGCTGTCTGATTTCTACCTCAATCCAGCCACTGCGCCAAAACGCGAAGAAGAGCTAGATCTAATGATGGTTTAG
- a CDS encoding DsbA family oxidoreductase — MAVIHIDYFSDLLCVWAYVAQIRVDELKSTFGDQIWIDYHFIPVFGDAHRKLEKRWHDRGGLPAYNQHVKEVVNKFNHVNVHPDIWLKNPPRSSSACHLYLQAIKLVQEQGLIELERGNESKNHALSPFEQAICAFREAFFLRLEDVADRSVQEQIAIELGLPIDAIAAQINSGAAYAELSKDFDLIREHSVSVSPTMIFNEGRQRLNGNVGYRVIEANIRELLANPSGEQSWC, encoded by the coding sequence ATGGCAGTAATTCATATTGACTATTTTTCCGATCTGCTTTGTGTTTGGGCCTACGTGGCGCAGATTCGGGTGGATGAATTGAAATCTACGTTTGGCGATCAAATCTGGATTGATTATCATTTCATTCCCGTTTTTGGTGATGCCCACCGCAAGCTGGAAAAACGCTGGCACGATCGCGGTGGTCTGCCTGCCTATAATCAACATGTCAAAGAGGTGGTGAATAAGTTTAACCATGTCAATGTTCACCCGGATATCTGGCTCAAAAATCCACCCCGTTCTTCCTCTGCCTGCCACTTATACTTACAGGCGATCAAACTAGTCCAGGAACAAGGTTTAATTGAGCTAGAGCGTGGGAATGAATCCAAAAATCATGCGCTTAGTCCATTTGAGCAGGCAATATGTGCGTTTCGAGAGGCATTCTTCCTGCGACTAGAAGATGTGGCCGATCGCTCAGTGCAAGAGCAAATTGCGATCGAGTTGGGGTTACCAATCGATGCGATCGCTGCCCAAATTAATAGCGGTGCGGCCTATGCGGAGCTTTCCAAAGACTTTGACCTGATCAGGGAACACTCGGTTTCGGTTAGTCCTACGATGATTTTTAATGAAGGCAGGCAGCGATTGAATGGCAATGTAGGTTATCGCGTGATCGAGGCAAATATCCGTGAGTTGCTTGCTAATCCATCTGGTGAGCAGTCCTGGTGCTAG
- a CDS encoding ferredoxin:protochlorophyllide reductase (ATP-dependent) subunit N — translation MATVTPEPQALSFECETGNYHTFCPISCVAWLYQKIEDSFFLVIGTKTCGYFLQNAMGVMIFAEPRYAMAELEEGDISAKLNDYEELKRLCLQIKRDRNPSVIVWIGTCTTEIIKMDLEGLSPRLEEEIGIPIVVARANGLDYAFTQGEDTVLAAMAARCPNEAPEEAEKKERNAIASLLNFGKKKEEVEAEESAYADHPPLVMFGSLPDPVVTNLSLELKKQGIKVSGWLPAKRYTELPVIKEGYYTCGVNPFLSRTATTLMRRRKTKLIGAPFPIGPDGTRAWIEKICSVMGVEPKGLAEREAQIWESLEDYLQLVRGKSVFLMGDNLLEVSLARFLVRCGMIVNEIGIPYMDKRYQAAELKFLEKTCHEMGAPVPTIVEKPDNYNQIERIKEIQPDLVITGMAHANPLEARGISTKWSVEFTFAQIHGFSNARDILELVTRPLRRNNSLNGLGWENLVREGAKHNI, via the coding sequence ATGGCAACTGTAACCCCAGAACCACAGGCATTAAGTTTTGAATGCGAAACTGGCAATTATCATACCTTTTGCCCCATAAGCTGTGTGGCTTGGCTCTATCAAAAAATCGAAGATAGCTTTTTTCTGGTGATTGGCACTAAAACCTGTGGCTATTTTCTGCAGAACGCGATGGGCGTGATGATCTTTGCCGAACCACGCTATGCGATGGCAGAGCTGGAAGAGGGCGATATTTCCGCCAAGCTGAATGACTATGAAGAACTAAAACGGTTGTGTTTGCAGATCAAGCGCGATCGCAACCCCAGCGTGATTGTCTGGATCGGCACCTGCACCACCGAGATCATCAAAATGGATCTCGAAGGACTATCGCCCCGGCTCGAAGAAGAAATCGGCATCCCGATCGTAGTAGCCCGTGCCAATGGCCTCGATTATGCCTTTACCCAGGGTGAAGATACTGTTCTGGCAGCAATGGCAGCCCGTTGCCCCAACGAAGCCCCAGAGGAAGCCGAGAAGAAAGAACGCAATGCGATCGCTTCGTTGCTCAACTTTGGCAAAAAGAAAGAAGAAGTAGAAGCGGAGGAATCTGCCTATGCCGATCATCCGCCCCTGGTGATGTTTGGCTCGCTGCCCGATCCGGTGGTAACTAACCTTTCATTGGAATTGAAAAAGCAGGGCATCAAAGTATCCGGCTGGCTGCCCGCCAAGCGCTACACCGAATTACCTGTAATTAAGGAAGGTTACTATACCTGTGGTGTAAACCCATTTCTTAGTCGCACTGCCACTACCCTGATGCGGCGGCGGAAAACCAAGCTGATTGGCGCACCATTCCCGATCGGCCCTGATGGAACCCGTGCCTGGATCGAGAAAATCTGCTCCGTGATGGGGGTTGAGCCCAAGGGCTTGGCTGAACGGGAAGCCCAGATCTGGGAGAGCCTGGAAGATTATTTACAATTGGTGCGCGGTAAGAGCGTGTTCTTGATGGGTGATAACCTGCTGGAAGTTTCACTGGCCAGATTCCTGGTGCGGTGCGGCATGATTGTCAATGAGATAGGCATCCCCTACATGGATAAACGCTATCAGGCGGCGGAATTGAAGTTTTTGGAGAAGACATGTCATGAGATGGGTGCACCAGTACCCACGATCGTTGAGAAGCCTGATAATTACAATCAGATTGAGCGAATCAAAGAAATTCAGCCCGATCTAGTAATTACCGGTATGGCGCACGCTAACCCATTGGAAGCACGCGGTATTAGCACCAAGTGGTCAGTGGAGTTTACCTTCGCTCAGATTCACGGCTTTAGCAATGCCCGCGATATTCTGGAGCTGGTGACCCGACCACTACGGCGTAATAATAGCCTCAATGGTTTGGGTTGGGAAAATTTGGTGCGTGAAGGCGCTAAGCACAATATTTAG